Proteins from a genomic interval of Zonotrichia leucophrys gambelii isolate GWCS_2022_RI chromosome 5, RI_Zleu_2.0, whole genome shotgun sequence:
- the BMP4 gene encoding bone morphogenetic protein 4, translating to MIPGNRMLMVILLCQVLLGGTNHASLIPETGRKKVAELQGQAGSGRRSAQSHELLRGFETTLLQMFGLRRRPQPSKSAVIPSYMLDLYRLQSGEEEESLQEISLQYPERSTSRANTVRSFHHEEHLETVPGPSEAPRIRFVFNLSSVPENEVISSAELRLYREQVEEPSSAWERGFHRINIYEVMKPLSERAQAITRLLDTRLVHHNETRWESFDVSPAVIRWTKDKQPNHGLVIEVTHLHHAQTHQGKHVRISRSLPQGRGDWAQLRPLLVTFGHDGRGHALTRRARRSPKHQRSRKNKKNCRRHALYVDFSDVGWNDWIVAPPGYQAFYCHGDCPFPLADHLNSTNHAIVQTLVNSVNSSIPKACCVPTELSAISMLYLDEYDKVVLKNYQEMVVEGCGCR from the exons ATGATTCCTGGTAACCGAATGCTGATGGTCATCCTACTATGCCAAGTCCTTCTAGGAGGTACTAACCATGCTAGCCTAATCCCTGAGACCGGCAGGAAGAAAGTGGCAGAGCTTCAGGGACAAGCCGGATCCGGACGCCGCTCTGCCCAAAGCCATGAACTCTTGCGGGGTTTCGAAACAACTCTGCTGCAGATGTTTGGGCTCCGAAGGCGGCCTCAGCCCAGCAAGTCAGCCGTCATTCCTAGTTACATGCTGGATCTCTATCGACTCCAGTCcggagaagaggaggaaagccTCCAGGAAATTAGCCTGCAGTACCCTGAGCGATCGACCAGCCGGGCAAACACCGTGAGGAGTTTCCACCATGAAG agcACCTGGAGACCGTCCCGGGTCCCAGCGAGGCGCCCCGGATCCGCTTCGTCTTCAACCTCAGCAGCGTGCCGGAAAACGAGGTGATCTCGTCGGCGGAGCTGCGGCTGTACCGGGAGCAGGTGGAGGAGCCCAGCTCGGCGTGGGAGAGGGGCTTCCACCGGATAAACATTTACGAAGTGATGAAGCCGCTGTCGGAGCGCGCCCAGGCCATTACGCGCCTGCTGGACACGCGGCTGGTGCACCACAACGAGACGCGCTGGGAGAGCTTTGATGTGAGCCCGGCCGTGATCCGGTGGACCAAGGACAAGCAGCCGAACCACGGGCTGGTGATCGAGGTCACCCACCTCCACCACGCACAGACTCATCAGGGCAAACACGTCAGGATTAGCCGATCTTTACCTCAAGGGCGTGGGGACTGGGCGCAGCTCAGGCCGCTCCTGGTCACTTTTGGGCACGACGGGCGAGGCCACGCTCTGACCCGCAGAGCCCGCCGGAGCCCCAAGCACCAGCGTTCCcgcaagaacaaaaaaaactgCCGCCGCCATGCCCTCTATGTGGATTTCAGCGACGTGGGCTGGAACGACTGGATCGTGGCACCGCCGGGCTACCAGGCGTTTTACTGCCACGGGGActgccccttccctctggcCGACCACCTCAACTCCACGAACCACGCCATCGTACAGACGCTGGTGAACTCCGTGAACTCCAGCATTCCCAAGGCCTGCTGCGTGCCCACGGAGCTCAGCGCCATCTCCATGCTCTACCTGGATGAGTATGACAAGGTGGTCCTGAAAAACTACCAGGAGATGGTGGTGGAGGGGTGCGGGTGCCGCTGa